One region of Priestia megaterium genomic DNA includes:
- a CDS encoding DUF4179 domain-containing protein — protein sequence MKNQYDLLNGSSVDFDEYEEIDLTASEKKRMKKRLKREIKPARKKARPLIAAAVLLLAVTPVMMKNETVWASAMRISQQLGQQIELLMNKPEGSLSSYKKAVNETATDQGIQVKVNEMMLDDGQVLLGLTISADEFRRTALGLNRNTPIRPGELRVKIGNMSFFDSASSIREEPIKNKDGSWDYLYALKLTQADTNGDGKIDVEGYSVLDHIDPNKNYQISAQFTSLEFEKNPGQTKSGNYRDSYGEIKGNWTVHTSVNGSKIIADTKVYPLNKEIPISEKGIEGVLSIKEVRVSPVSIKMHYTFTSSNGSIRGGTDVGVDIKDQNGRNLSESGSGGGTDTVIEMDGEYRNDKDVTMLRFIPYVSEHEKDWSKDLTSDAFNLKVNDN from the coding sequence ATGAAAAATCAATATGACTTATTAAACGGATCTTCTGTAGACTTTGATGAATATGAAGAAATCGACCTAACGGCAAGCGAGAAAAAACGAATGAAAAAGCGCTTAAAACGTGAAATAAAGCCCGCGCGGAAAAAAGCGCGTCCGCTGATTGCCGCTGCGGTGCTGTTGCTTGCTGTAACACCTGTGATGATGAAAAACGAAACGGTATGGGCATCGGCTATGCGAATTAGTCAGCAGCTTGGTCAGCAAATTGAGCTGCTTATGAACAAGCCTGAAGGCAGTTTGAGCAGCTATAAAAAAGCGGTAAATGAAACGGCAACGGACCAAGGCATTCAAGTAAAAGTAAATGAAATGATGCTTGATGACGGACAGGTGCTGCTTGGGTTAACCATTAGCGCAGATGAATTTAGAAGAACGGCACTAGGTCTTAACCGAAACACCCCAATTCGACCGGGAGAGCTGCGCGTGAAAATTGGTAATATGTCGTTTTTTGATTCTGCTTCAAGTATTAGAGAGGAACCAATCAAAAACAAAGACGGAAGCTGGGACTATCTGTACGCTTTAAAACTAACGCAAGCGGACACGAACGGAGACGGGAAAATCGATGTGGAAGGCTACAGCGTGCTAGATCATATTGATCCAAACAAAAACTATCAAATCAGCGCGCAGTTCACAAGCCTCGAATTTGAAAAGAATCCTGGTCAGACGAAAAGCGGGAACTACCGGGATTCGTACGGAGAAATTAAAGGGAATTGGACCGTACACACCAGCGTAAACGGCTCAAAAATTATTGCTGATACTAAAGTGTATCCGTTAAACAAGGAAATTCCGATTAGCGAAAAGGGAATAGAAGGCGTATTGTCTATTAAAGAAGTTCGCGTATCGCCTGTTTCGATTAAAATGCACTATACGTTTACATCATCAAACGGAAGCATCCGAGGCGGAACGGATGTTGGTGTAGACATAAAAGATCAAAATGGAAGAAATCTTTCTGAAAGCGGCAGTGGAGGAGGAACAGACACAGTGATAGAGATGGACGGAGAGTACCGAAATGATAAGGACGTCACTATGCTTCGATTTATTCCGTATGTAAGTGAACACGAAAAAGACTGGTCAAAAGACTTAACTTCAGACGCCTTTAATTTGAAGGTAAATGACAACTAA
- a CDS encoding FixH family protein yields MKKLSIVLFVLMIAIVGCSKANDSRSKEVKGTIEVPESIQANEQVKLKVLVTQGDKKVENADDVQFQVEKEGYINQEMTKAPHEGKGVYSTDYTFKEDGEYMITAHVTVDDDMKMFTKKVEVGKSKE; encoded by the coding sequence ATGAAAAAACTCAGCATCGTATTATTTGTTTTAATGATAGCTATAGTAGGCTGTTCAAAGGCAAATGATTCACGTTCAAAAGAAGTAAAAGGAACGATTGAAGTACCGGAATCCATTCAAGCAAACGAACAAGTCAAGCTTAAAGTCCTTGTGACGCAAGGAGATAAAAAAGTAGAAAACGCAGATGACGTACAGTTCCAAGTTGAAAAAGAAGGCTACATCAATCAAGAAATGACAAAAGCACCGCACGAAGGAAAAGGTGTATACAGTACGGACTATACGTTTAAAGAAGACGGCGAATATATGATTACCGCTCACGTGACGGTAGATGATGACATGAAAATGTTTACGAAAAAAGTAGAGGTAGGCAAGTCTAAAGAGTAG
- a CDS encoding DUF6054 family protein, with the protein MGKVIEFKTTLLPFDGAKKLVNANNSESDLLYKEYYDLGDGKQLCTLVFERYFFRTGGRGSLTIILENVSGPNKVKCIPSGSAEGVLNIDWGASKDFVRWVENALSAYTLEEPQR; encoded by the coding sequence ATGGGAAAGGTAATTGAATTTAAAACGACGCTGCTTCCTTTTGATGGAGCAAAAAAGCTTGTGAACGCAAATAATTCGGAAAGTGACTTACTATACAAAGAATATTATGACCTTGGAGACGGCAAGCAGCTGTGCACACTTGTGTTTGAACGCTATTTTTTCCGCACCGGCGGCAGAGGATCACTAACCATTATTCTAGAAAATGTGTCGGGTCCAAACAAAGTTAAGTGTATTCCTTCAGGAAGCGCAGAAGGAGTATTAAATATTGACTGGGGAGCAAGCAAAGATTTTGTACGATGGGTCGAAAACGCACTGTCTGCTTATACCCTAGAAGAACCGCAGAGATAA
- a CDS encoding VOC family protein: MIKKLDHFVLTVKDVERTIHFYTVILRMQKETFGEGRVALRFGDQKINLHQTGHEFEPKANHPLPGSADLCFITEEKIESIIHHLQKHNVEIEEGPVRRTGAVGPIVSVYIRDPDYNLIELSNYVD; this comes from the coding sequence ATGATTAAAAAACTAGACCATTTTGTGTTAACAGTAAAAGACGTTGAAAGAACCATTCACTTTTATACGGTTATTTTACGTATGCAGAAAGAGACGTTCGGAGAAGGAAGAGTAGCGCTTCGTTTTGGTGATCAAAAAATAAACCTACATCAAACAGGGCATGAATTTGAGCCTAAAGCAAATCACCCTCTTCCGGGTTCCGCTGATTTATGTTTTATTACAGAAGAAAAGATCGAAAGCATAATCCATCATTTACAAAAACATAATGTAGAAATTGAAGAAGGACCGGTCAGACGTACAGGTGCTGTAGGGCCTATTGTTTCTGTTTATATTAGAGATCCTGATTACAATTTGATTGAGCTGTCGAACTACGTAGATTAA
- a CDS encoding sigma-70 family RNA polymerase sigma factor, giving the protein MEDDWIVVCITRKKEKGLELLIDQYGGLITAIVRKHLGTLKGYEEECVNDVLLAVWHHIHRFDSEKNTFKNWVAAVAKYKAIDYQRKYIKTQHEALGEAEFGETPGVHNVQRDDLEELLGHLSEGDRELFKAYYLQEVELKQIAKKQETTISNLYNRLSRGRKKLKAIFK; this is encoded by the coding sequence ATGGAAGATGACTGGATTGTTGTGTGTATAACACGGAAAAAAGAAAAAGGATTAGAGCTGTTAATCGATCAGTACGGAGGGTTAATTACGGCCATTGTACGTAAGCATCTAGGCACGCTGAAAGGTTATGAAGAAGAGTGTGTAAACGACGTATTGTTAGCGGTGTGGCATCATATTCACCGCTTTGATTCGGAGAAAAATACGTTTAAAAACTGGGTTGCGGCTGTTGCGAAGTATAAAGCCATTGACTATCAGCGCAAATACATAAAAACGCAGCACGAAGCGCTTGGTGAAGCGGAGTTTGGTGAAACACCAGGAGTTCATAACGTTCAAAGGGACGACTTGGAAGAACTTTTAGGTCACTTAAGTGAAGGAGACCGCGAGCTGTTTAAAGCGTATTACTTACAAGAAGTCGAGCTGAAGCAAATTGCGAAAAAACAAGAGACCACCATCAGCAATTTATATAACCGGCTGTCGCGCGGACGAAAAAAGTTAAAAGCGATTTTTAAATAA
- a CDS encoding DUF3298 and DUF4163 domain-containing protein — MKRFKRVSAVVLGFALLFSPLAPQTVAEAKVVWGNQELVKGQIGRVTVLKNTNLYNIKNNKLVAARKVTKGQVFRVYSESSKFGGLYGVSKGTYAQKSSSIKYEKAPSDKIQALGVTVTKKSLASNINYPQVSGLINKPFEASYNRKFLNIAKEAQKEHNELKEQEKEDRKNGWAPGPYSRNMTYSVPYNQDNILSVAVTNDAYAGGVHGNAWIDTYNYDLLKARQISLKDIINTNTKLNKVNNYIRNEMIARNKKGAQFWVNEFTSVNLKDDQFYYTSSGIAIIFGEYEYGPYSNGIHTFKIPSTIYK, encoded by the coding sequence ATGAAAAGGTTCAAAAGGGTTAGCGCAGTTGTTTTAGGTTTTGCTTTGTTATTTTCACCGCTTGCTCCGCAAACAGTTGCAGAAGCAAAAGTCGTGTGGGGGAATCAGGAACTGGTTAAAGGGCAAATAGGACGCGTTACCGTTTTAAAGAACACGAATCTTTACAACATAAAAAACAACAAGTTAGTAGCGGCTAGAAAAGTGACAAAAGGGCAAGTATTCCGCGTTTATTCTGAATCTAGCAAATTTGGTGGTCTGTATGGGGTATCAAAGGGTACCTATGCTCAAAAGTCATCAAGTATTAAGTATGAAAAAGCCCCTAGTGACAAAATTCAAGCCTTAGGGGTAACAGTTACGAAGAAATCTTTAGCAAGCAACATTAATTACCCTCAGGTATCTGGTCTTATCAATAAACCATTTGAAGCTAGCTATAATCGAAAGTTCTTAAATATTGCGAAAGAAGCACAAAAAGAACATAACGAGCTAAAAGAACAAGAGAAGGAAGACCGCAAAAACGGCTGGGCGCCAGGTCCTTATTCTCGTAATATGACATACTCTGTACCTTACAATCAAGATAATATTTTAAGTGTTGCTGTTACGAATGATGCGTACGCTGGCGGCGTTCACGGCAACGCTTGGATTGATACTTACAATTACGATTTGTTAAAAGCTCGACAAATTAGCTTAAAAGATATTATTAACACCAACACTAAGTTAAACAAGGTTAATAACTATATCCGGAATGAAATGATTGCGCGTAATAAAAAAGGTGCTCAGTTCTGGGTTAATGAATTTACGTCTGTAAATTTAAAAGACGATCAGTTTTACTATACAAGTAGCGGCATTGCCATTATATTTGGTGAGTATGAGTACGGCCCGTATTCTAACGGCATTCATACGTTTAAAATTCCGTCCACCATTTATAAATAA
- a CDS encoding FeoA family protein yields MASVKNSPLSTFTTGETVQLERIEIEGALKRRLLDLGFIPGAIIKVLQKSPLGDPVAYQVSHTTIGLRKEESSKIYVKKVGDDVE; encoded by the coding sequence ATGGCTAGTGTAAAAAATTCTCCGCTGTCTACATTTACGACAGGTGAAACGGTGCAGCTAGAGCGAATTGAAATCGAAGGTGCCTTAAAGCGCCGCTTGTTAGATTTAGGGTTTATTCCAGGAGCCATCATCAAAGTGCTTCAAAAAAGCCCGTTAGGAGATCCTGTTGCTTATCAAGTCAGTCATACAACGATTGGTCTCAGAAAAGAAGAAAGCTCAAAAATTTATGTGAAAAAAGTAGGTGACGACGTTGAGTGA
- a CDS encoding MarR family winged helix-turn-helix transcriptional regulator, translated as MNTRDQLIQNVVSTMRNQTKKMQLSVIPTLKSYIPLNEFLALRLLYKEGNHIVSEIAEHMHISNSSMTCVSDRLMEREFVTRVRSQKDRRVVYLSITGKGKAFAEEMEKVLTKEYGEKLSHFTDEELQTFLRLLNKMDI; from the coding sequence ATGAATACACGAGATCAACTTATCCAAAATGTGGTTTCCACGATGCGAAACCAAACGAAAAAAATGCAGCTGTCGGTTATCCCCACTTTAAAATCATATATTCCTTTAAATGAATTTTTAGCGCTTCGCCTGCTGTATAAAGAAGGCAATCATATCGTTTCTGAGATTGCCGAGCATATGCATATCTCAAACAGCAGCATGACGTGCGTCAGCGACCGTCTCATGGAAAGAGAATTTGTCACGCGCGTACGCAGTCAAAAAGACCGCCGCGTTGTCTACTTATCGATTACGGGTAAAGGAAAAGCGTTTGCAGAAGAAATGGAAAAAGTGCTCACCAAAGAATACGGTGAAAAGCTTAGCCATTTTACGGATGAAGAATTACAGACGTTTCTTCGCTTGTTAAATAAAATGGATATTTAA